In Andreesenia angusta, a single genomic region encodes these proteins:
- a CDS encoding ORF6N domain-containing protein: MNTVQVNEMPLEVKVWEGQRVVTFNDIDKVHKRASGTAKRNFSQNKKHFIEGEDYFEVIGNELKRLKQQGTNFVLSRAKAVFLVTETGYLMLVKSFTDDLAWKVQRQLVKSYFRIREPEQLQIEEPKELEPKYLNGVPHMTVKDVEQVTGLTEWRIHRFLEKNSLGVMLKGEELSKFKDSNPNVSEYIASLVILDRVSVEMVCKGLNIYDRAKGFIDNYFGVASKGVLTRKEKLKEELAYMRKAEIALSYSLDMIEIYSEGMIEKNKEITNDLIIKSFRVAMLTSFENIKLSISNIFEI; this comes from the coding sequence ATGAATACAGTACAAGTAAACGAAATGCCATTGGAAGTGAAGGTTTGGGAAGGCCAAAGAGTTGTTACATTTAATGACATTGATAAAGTGCACAAAAGAGCCAGTGGGACAGCCAAGAGAAACTTTAGTCAAAATAAGAAGCACTTCATAGAAGGTGAAGACTACTTTGAGGTAATAGGAAATGAACTTAAAAGACTAAAACAACAAGGTACGAATTTCGTACTCAGTCGTGCAAAGGCTGTGTTTTTAGTCACCGAAACAGGATATCTAATGCTAGTAAAGTCATTCACTGACGACCTAGCTTGGAAGGTTCAAAGGCAGTTGGTGAAAAGCTACTTTAGAATTAGAGAGCCTGAACAACTCCAGATAGAAGAGCCTAAAGAACTGGAACCTAAGTACCTGAATGGTGTACCTCATATGACTGTTAAGGACGTGGAGCAAGTAACAGGATTGACAGAGTGGAGAATACACCGCTTTTTAGAAAAAAACAGCTTAGGAGTAATGCTTAAAGGTGAAGAGTTATCTAAATTCAAGGACAGCAATCCAAATGTGAGCGAGTATATTGCTAGTTTGGTAATTTTAGACAGGGTGTCCGTAGAGATGGTGTGTAAAGGTCTTAATATTTACGATAGAGCTAAGGGTTTTATAGATAATTATTTTGGGGTGGCTTCAAAAGGAGTTCTAACAAGAAAAGAAAAGCTCAAAGAAGAGCTAGCCTATATGAGAAAGGCTGAGATCGCACTTAGCTATTCTCTAGATATGATAGAAATTTACTCAGAAGGCATGATCGAAAAAAACAAGGAGATTACTAATGACTTAATAATAAAGTCATTCAGAGTAGCAATGTTAACAAGCTTTGAAAATATAAAACTTTCAATAAGCAATATATTTGAAATATAA
- a CDS encoding copper amine oxidase N-terminal domain-containing protein, producing MSIKKLIVLMLVIFSFATPVLGAEYTEANGIILNGQEINLDVKPIIVDGRTMVPIRALFENLGMKVSWNAEKRIAIGEKEGVEIELYTGNYYVDGWTDSYYNNIEISRGDVSPRIINGRTLVSVRMISDLLGLDIKWDGQNKNVILNEVPEANISLEEAYKILNDEKSDNSRLGFKYMPYESYAAKNYKAIENYYIFGVFSKEYGSFMDYNLCVDKETGEVGEYIPGIGIGGDVAFEARHYILNSEEKKYWNKTLLNGLSDEDINDIYASFVEDGWDRYDIVKFTRHMMYNAPIQDNWKEVFEKSFYEEWSNKTIDYYDQGYWDNGYYDVYVVGNDEPFAIVNAMTGYYTNHNE from the coding sequence ATGTCAATTAAAAAGTTAATTGTATTAATGCTAGTAATTTTCTCATTCGCAACACCTGTACTAGGGGCCGAATATACTGAGGCCAACGGTATAATTCTTAACGGTCAAGAAATAAACCTAGACGTAAAGCCTATAATTGTAGATGGTAGAACGATGGTGCCAATTAGAGCATTATTTGAAAACTTAGGGATGAAAGTAAGTTGGAATGCTGAAAAAAGAATCGCCATAGGAGAAAAAGAGGGCGTGGAAATCGAACTCTACACTGGAAACTACTATGTGGATGGCTGGACAGATAGCTACTATAACAATATTGAGATAAGTCGTGGCGATGTCAGTCCTCGAATAATAAACGGCAGAACGTTGGTATCTGTGAGAATGATATCGGATCTTCTTGGACTGGATATTAAGTGGGACGGACAAAACAAAAACGTTATATTAAATGAAGTTCCGGAAGCTAATATATCTCTAGAGGAAGCATACAAAATATTGAATGATGAAAAGTCTGATAATTCCAGGCTAGGATTTAAGTATATGCCTTATGAAAGTTATGCGGCTAAAAACTATAAAGCGATAGAGAATTACTATATATTTGGGGTATTCAGCAAAGAATATGGTAGCTTTATGGACTACAACCTATGTGTAGACAAAGAAACCGGAGAAGTAGGAGAGTATATACCAGGCATCGGAATAGGTGGAGATGTAGCTTTTGAAGCAAGACACTATATTCTGAATAGTGAAGAAAAGAAATACTGGAACAAAACTCTATTAAACGGATTGTCGGATGAAGATATAAATGATATATACGCATCTTTTGTAGAAGATGGCTGGGATAGATATGATATAGTAAAATTTACTAGGCACATGATGTATAATGCTCCTATTCAAGATAACTGGAAAGAAGTTTTTGAAAAGTCTTTTTATGAAGAGTGGAGCAACAAGACTATAGATTATTACGATCAAGGTTATTGGGATAATGGTTACTATGACGTGTACGTTGTAGGAAACGATGAGCCTTTCGCAATAGTGAATGCGATGACTGGTTACTATACAAATCATAATGAATAA
- a CDS encoding DUF6338 family protein yields the protein MENYIAMLLVVAPGFIARNIYERLNSGEKEKSDFRRTVIALLHSIPIIVISLVVVVSLTEIETIPQLMKYMEDIWNILKYTTLMLMVSVLYGTMLSIIHPKYTTALANVIRKSRGLSEVSQEDDVWNIMFNNNESQPVAIFKDGKQIACGLVKNWNHADNEEKELILEGEWIEEHLDEDDVTRTYYSLDKDILIKEYSLEELHSKLKQKNSTG from the coding sequence ATGGAAAATTATATTGCAATGCTTTTAGTTGTGGCTCCAGGGTTCATAGCTAGAAACATATATGAGCGTCTCAACTCGGGGGAAAAAGAGAAGTCCGATTTCAGGAGGACCGTAATAGCCTTGCTACACAGCATTCCAATAATAGTGATTAGTCTGGTAGTGGTTGTAAGTCTCACAGAAATTGAAACAATACCTCAACTGATGAAGTATATGGAAGATATATGGAATATACTGAAGTACACTACGCTCATGCTTATGGTCTCGGTATTATATGGAACGATGCTTAGTATAATACATCCCAAGTATACGACGGCACTGGCAAATGTCATAAGGAAGTCTCGTGGACTAAGTGAAGTGTCTCAAGAGGACGATGTCTGGAACATAATGTTCAATAACAACGAAAGTCAGCCAGTCGCCATATTCAAGGATGGAAAGCAAATAGCATGTGGTTTGGTCAAGAACTGGAATCATGCGGACAACGAAGAGAAAGAGCTGATACTAGAGGGGGAATGGATAGAAGAACACCTGGATGAGGACGATGTGACACGTACTTACTATAGTCTTGATAAGGACATATTGATTAAAGAGTACAGCTTAGAAGAGCTGCACTCTAAGTTAAAGCAAAAGAACTCTACGGGCTAG
- a CDS encoding phage baseplate plug family protein, whose product MYIIPVSSSPNQTFTSTIPVDGAAIKLYFFLRYNTEQKCWMMSLKDEERKDLVNAIPLVCGLNILEQHSYLNIGSAHVVKLDPNIQRNKPNEFDLGVNFALVWGDTPE is encoded by the coding sequence ATGTATATAATTCCTGTTTCATCGTCTCCAAACCAAACGTTCACTAGCACTATCCCAGTAGACGGGGCTGCAATTAAACTATACTTCTTTCTAAGATATAACACCGAGCAGAAATGCTGGATGATGAGCCTGAAGGATGAAGAAAGAAAGGACTTAGTAAATGCGATACCTCTTGTGTGCGGACTTAATATACTTGAACAGCATAGCTACTTGAATATAGGGAGCGCTCATGTCGTAAAGCTTGACCCGAATATTCAAAGAAACAAGCCAAATGAGTTTGACTTAGGTGTAAACTTTGCTTTGGTTTGGGGTGACACTCCTGAATAA
- a CDS encoding phage baseplate protein: MRSVKSKTYFDTGSEKLIFDAIFSTNHTSKLNITEHPVQTGANVSDHAFKEADVLTFQIGMSDVMESHVAGQFSGNGSRSVSAHLKLKELQSQRMPIMVSTKFGTYKNMMVETISADDDSTTTHALKATVVLKEMFVTEVSTVKISERPQKSSSTNEGDQKAIEADESLLHKAFN, encoded by the coding sequence GTGAGGTCTGTAAAGTCAAAAACATACTTCGATACAGGAAGTGAGAAGCTTATATTCGATGCTATCTTTTCTACCAATCACACAAGTAAGCTGAACATTACAGAGCACCCCGTGCAAACCGGGGCGAACGTGTCAGACCACGCATTTAAAGAGGCTGACGTTCTGACCTTTCAGATAGGTATGAGTGATGTAATGGAAAGTCATGTAGCGGGTCAATTTTCAGGGAACGGCTCTAGGTCTGTATCTGCACACTTGAAACTAAAAGAACTTCAGTCTCAAAGAATGCCCATTATGGTATCTACCAAGTTCGGAACTTATAAAAACATGATGGTTGAAACTATATCTGCTGATGATGATAGCACTACTACACACGCTCTTAAAGCTACAGTAGTGCTTAAGGAGATGTTTGTAACGGAAGTTTCTACTGTAAAGATATCGGAGCGTCCGCAGAAAAGCTCCTCAACAAATGAAGGCGATCAGAAAGCTATAGAAGCTGATGAAAGTCTTCTGCATAAAGCATTTAACTAA
- a CDS encoding helix-turn-helix domain-containing protein, whose translation MNLKELLEKEGKSVYWLKHETNISHGTIYKMVNNETKMISFDNLEKICKALKCTPNDVFGYKV comes from the coding sequence ATGAATTTGAAGGAACTTTTAGAGAAGGAAGGAAAGAGTGTTTACTGGCTGAAGCACGAAACGAATATAAGTCATGGTACAATATACAAAATGGTGAATAACGAAACTAAGATGATCTCGTTTGATAATCTTGAAAAGATATGCAAAGCTCTAAAGTGCACACCTAACGACGTTTTCGGATATAAGGTCTAA
- a CDS encoding DUF6889 family protein produces MWKQHEVWDGTYTLDDLLDAHEIMQVTHENERRAYEASKREVT; encoded by the coding sequence ATGTGGAAGCAACATGAAGTATGGGATGGAACTTATACTTTAGACGACTTATTGGATGCTCATGAAATAATGCAAGTCACTCACGAAAATGAGCGCAGGGCTTATGAGGCGTCTAAGAGGGAGGTGACTTAA
- a CDS encoding phage tail assembly chaperone, with translation MDNTVQRKNFKDIEVGGRSFRLNKLDARTGSYMLFKLTKILTPILKNVKADSLKDFDIDKINLTELAGSLFDLPEEEFRYIQDNCLQRVEETLPSGGAQVLNKYGEFEVSDIEFDTALVMNLTIQSLVFNVSGFFEDSPLASMLKGLNISQQNSAT, from the coding sequence ATGGATAATACAGTTCAACGTAAAAATTTCAAAGATATAGAGGTTGGAGGTAGGAGCTTTAGGCTGAATAAGCTAGATGCGAGGACAGGCTCCTATATGCTTTTCAAGCTAACTAAAATACTTACGCCTATATTAAAGAATGTTAAAGCAGATAGCCTTAAAGACTTTGATATAGACAAGATAAATCTCACAGAGCTAGCAGGGTCGCTATTTGACCTTCCAGAAGAGGAGTTTAGGTATATTCAAGACAACTGTCTACAAAGAGTAGAGGAAACACTCCCATCTGGAGGAGCTCAGGTGCTTAATAAGTACGGAGAATTTGAGGTCTCTGACATAGAATTTGACACGGCTTTAGTAATGAATCTAACAATCCAGTCACTAGTGTTCAATGTGTCGGGTTTTTTCGAAGACAGCCCCTTGGCCTCGATGCTCAAGGGGTTGAATATATCCCAGCAGAATTCCGCAACGTAG
- a CDS encoding phage protein, which produces MKVYGFGDVTASFSHPKVGSKSSTGAGVGSIGVSMAGDKTAHDVGADGEVMVSKLAGKNGAITIAIQQTSELHKWLLKWYNYVESAGPLSEFANMTITIASKNLGDETVCTGVSPQKIADRSYQAQGQHVTWNLMAAEITEK; this is translated from the coding sequence ATGAAAGTATATGGATTTGGAGATGTAACTGCATCTTTCTCACACCCAAAAGTGGGGAGCAAATCATCTACAGGTGCTGGTGTCGGGAGCATAGGAGTGTCTATGGCAGGAGACAAAACAGCACATGACGTAGGTGCGGATGGCGAAGTAATGGTATCTAAGTTAGCTGGAAAGAATGGCGCCATAACTATAGCGATACAGCAGACGTCAGAGCTACATAAATGGCTCTTGAAATGGTATAACTATGTGGAGTCCGCAGGTCCTTTATCAGAATTCGCGAATATGACCATCACTATAGCGTCCAAAAACCTAGGCGATGAAACTGTTTGCACCGGTGTATCTCCACAGAAGATTGCAGATAGAAGCTATCAAGCACAAGGCCAGCATGTGACATGGAACCTTATGGCCGCAGAAATAACCGAGAAATAG
- a CDS encoding DUF3383 family protein, with protein MSTLPLKDAVDVSVDIGPVRSVRTKFNIALIVGVSTIITKSERVKNYAGMEDMKADGWTGEEPEYLAAQLYFSQTPKPSRVAIGVWDDIGETAVQAVTACREANAEWYTVYVCNATKTEIIDVANYIESAIPPSTHAYNTSDSEVLTNAEGNVIETLKKSGIQRTIGQYSTTDHAIMAAIGYAMGANTQTASSAYTLKFKKEVGVNTEDLNGTQLVQIKNNNCNVYINRGSVYNLFEDGVMADGTPFDEIINLDMLTNDIQMAVMDGLQTSSKIPQTDPGMDNLLNRIRAPLEKHRGTGFIAPGIWTSAPILDVETGDVLERGYLIMSGSVNDQSQEDREARKAPPIYVLVKLAGAIEAVAIKVFVNR; from the coding sequence ATGTCAACTTTACCCCTTAAAGATGCCGTTGACGTAAGTGTAGACATAGGCCCTGTACGCTCGGTCAGGACTAAATTCAACATAGCACTTATAGTTGGAGTTTCTACAATTATTACAAAAAGCGAAAGGGTTAAAAACTATGCAGGCATGGAAGATATGAAGGCTGATGGTTGGACTGGAGAGGAGCCGGAATATTTAGCAGCACAGCTATACTTTTCCCAGACTCCCAAGCCAAGCAGAGTTGCAATCGGGGTGTGGGATGATATAGGTGAGACGGCTGTTCAAGCTGTAACTGCCTGTAGAGAAGCTAATGCTGAATGGTATACAGTCTATGTATGTAATGCTACCAAGACGGAAATAATAGATGTAGCTAATTATATCGAGTCTGCTATTCCGCCATCAACTCACGCATATAACACAAGCGACAGTGAAGTTCTCACAAATGCTGAAGGAAATGTAATAGAGACATTGAAAAAGTCAGGAATTCAAAGGACTATAGGGCAGTACTCTACAACAGATCATGCAATAATGGCGGCTATAGGTTATGCTATGGGGGCCAACACCCAGACGGCAAGCTCGGCATACACGCTAAAGTTTAAAAAAGAAGTCGGCGTAAATACCGAGGACCTAAACGGAACTCAACTAGTTCAAATCAAGAATAACAACTGCAATGTCTATATCAATAGAGGATCAGTCTACAATCTGTTCGAGGACGGAGTTATGGCCGATGGGACTCCTTTCGATGAAATAATAAACTTAGATATGCTGACCAACGATATACAGATGGCAGTTATGGACGGGCTCCAAACTTCAAGCAAGATACCTCAGACCGACCCAGGGATGGATAATCTGCTGAATAGAATCAGAGCTCCGCTTGAAAAACATAGGGGAACAGGGTTCATAGCACCGGGAATATGGACGTCTGCACCTATACTAGATGTTGAGACCGGGGATGTCCTCGAGAGAGGATACCTCATAATGAGCGGCTCTGTAAATGATCAGTCACAAGAAGATAGAGAGGCTAGGAAAGCTCCGCCTATCTATGTCCTTGTTAAGTTGGCCGGAGCGATAGAGGCAGTAGCCATAAAAGTATTCGTAAACAGATAG
- a CDS encoding phage neck terminator protein, whose product MADQILKLKDIEDFFFDITCHMLGYTTEEEMSKVRIAWQSDGAPSWKIDEDVVLLRVTPEDNRMARELNILYDTDETDLDNLKRKTGYARTHKINWTLYGPNSYDNADLLRSHIFANEYMVKFKKQNLFLVTDVPMPTRIPEFYNKQWWDRTDFSATFTESVIREAKVPFITGAEVIVLKNK is encoded by the coding sequence ATGGCAGACCAAATACTTAAACTCAAAGACATAGAGGACTTCTTTTTCGACATAACATGCCATATGCTTGGATATACGACTGAGGAAGAAATGAGCAAAGTCAGGATAGCTTGGCAGTCAGATGGAGCTCCAAGCTGGAAGATTGACGAAGATGTGGTTTTACTAAGGGTTACTCCTGAAGATAATCGTATGGCTAGAGAGCTTAACATATTATACGACACAGATGAAACTGACTTAGATAATCTTAAAAGAAAAACCGGATATGCTAGAACACATAAAATAAACTGGACCCTTTATGGTCCGAATTCTTATGACAATGCTGACTTATTAAGAAGCCATATATTCGCAAATGAATACATGGTTAAGTTTAAGAAGCAAAATCTATTCCTGGTTACAGACGTGCCAATGCCAACAAGAATTCCTGAATTCTATAATAAGCAGTGGTGGGATAGGACTGATTTTTCAGCAACTTTTACAGAGTCGGTCATAAGAGAAGCTAAAGTTCCGTTCATTACGGGAGCGGAGGTAATCGTATTGAAAAATAAATAA
- a CDS encoding DUF4054 domain-containing protein, with translation MSINGIIGGASNIKTGANPPFTLEDFYLMYPQFGPDDSGNHVVPQAVAQMYLDLADASIKEVRWHSRWRIGMALFTAHFCHLHMQSTADPNSGAAGILEAGQSLGLDTSVSVGDVSVSTDYSVVAESVSGWASWRSTQFGQQLSSLAKLVGKGGMVVL, from the coding sequence ATGTCTATAAACGGAATAATCGGAGGGGCCAGTAATATAAAAACTGGCGCCAATCCTCCTTTTACACTAGAAGACTTTTACTTAATGTATCCTCAGTTTGGACCTGATGACTCGGGAAACCATGTGGTTCCTCAAGCTGTAGCTCAAATGTATCTCGATTTAGCAGATGCGTCTATAAAAGAAGTCAGATGGCACAGTAGGTGGAGGATTGGAATGGCTTTGTTCACAGCTCATTTCTGCCACTTGCACATGCAGAGTACTGCTGACCCGAATAGTGGAGCAGCAGGAATTTTAGAGGCTGGGCAGTCATTAGGATTAGACACTTCTGTTTCAGTAGGAGATGTATCAGTAAGCACTGACTATAGTGTAGTGGCCGAAAGTGTAAGTGGTTGGGCGTCTTGGAGGTCTACTCAATTTGGACAACAGCTTTCGAGTTTGGCCAAACTTGTAGGAAAGGGCGGAATGGTGGTTCTATAG
- a CDS encoding DUF2184 domain-containing protein — protein sequence MKSFGNTRVQSFDSQVLSLGQGAIAMDAASVDSGMAFLVGELEKRDMELNEPLTSVTWPRDIVANTGGGWVESTSNMFADYRTTGGNEHGLMRGQTNNLPIVQGDVSKDVFKVYAWSNVLKVPFIDQQKLQKIGRSLNEILDNGIKLNYNKTLDQMVYEGLPEDDVYGLVNNPAITATAATAGASTKTTWKDKTPDEILDDINQALTKTWADSEYDLSGMANHILIPPSEYSYLVSRKVSDAGNVSLLNYLLENNIAKNQGVELVISPSRWCTGAGTGDTNRMVAYVNAKNRVCIDIPVPMMRSFTETSAKDLAYYTPYVANIGQVKFLYHQCALYVDGI from the coding sequence ATGAAGAGTTTCGGAAATACTAGAGTTCAATCTTTTGACTCACAAGTGCTTAGCTTAGGACAAGGGGCCATAGCTATGGACGCAGCATCTGTCGATAGTGGAATGGCATTCTTAGTTGGAGAGCTAGAAAAAAGAGATATGGAGTTAAACGAACCACTTACATCAGTAACGTGGCCAAGGGATATAGTCGCAAATACTGGCGGTGGATGGGTAGAGTCTACGTCCAATATGTTTGCTGACTACAGAACTACGGGAGGAAACGAGCACGGACTCATGAGAGGCCAGACAAATAACCTTCCTATAGTTCAAGGAGACGTAAGCAAGGACGTGTTCAAAGTATATGCGTGGAGCAACGTGCTTAAAGTTCCTTTCATAGATCAACAAAAGCTTCAAAAGATAGGCCGTTCTCTAAATGAGATACTGGATAATGGAATAAAGCTAAACTACAACAAGACACTAGATCAAATGGTCTACGAAGGACTTCCTGAAGATGATGTATATGGCTTGGTAAACAATCCGGCAATAACAGCTACTGCCGCTACAGCTGGAGCAAGCACTAAGACAACTTGGAAGGACAAGACTCCAGATGAGATACTGGATGATATAAACCAAGCACTTACTAAAACTTGGGCTGACTCTGAGTATGACTTAAGTGGTATGGCGAATCATATATTGATACCGCCTTCAGAGTACTCATATCTAGTTAGTAGAAAGGTTAGTGATGCAGGGAATGTGTCTCTACTTAACTATCTACTAGAAAACAATATAGCTAAAAATCAAGGCGTGGAGCTAGTAATCAGTCCATCAAGATGGTGTACTGGAGCAGGAACTGGAGACACGAACAGAATGGTAGCCTATGTTAATGCCAAGAACAGAGTGTGCATAGACATCCCTGTGCCAATGATGAGGTCATTCACAGAGACTTCAGCAAAAGATCTAGCATACTATACGCCATATGTGGCTAATATAGGACAAGTAAAATTCCTATATCACCAATGTGCACTGTATGTAGACGGAATATAG
- a CDS encoding structural cement protein Gp24 — protein sequence MPGSAIGKKLNYGYPGTISRSIDAIVENKLSTGEIGFGAPVVLNSDNTVSAFGASDTAADFVGIAVREVKQAISVDTSTSGYLDKERTDILTRGYMSVKVNAGAPTPNGKVYIRITENVAIPAGVIGGFEAAPDTTNTVELSGVRFTTGEVDANGVAEITILNRSI from the coding sequence ATGCCAGGATCAGCGATAGGAAAGAAGTTGAACTACGGATATCCAGGAACGATATCTAGGAGTATAGATGCTATAGTCGAAAACAAACTTTCTACTGGAGAAATAGGATTTGGAGCTCCGGTAGTTCTGAATAGTGATAATACAGTTTCTGCATTTGGAGCAAGTGACACAGCGGCTGATTTTGTAGGAATAGCAGTCAGAGAGGTTAAACAAGCGATAAGCGTTGATACTTCGACATCTGGATACCTGGATAAAGAAAGAACCGACATCTTAACCAGAGGCTACATGTCTGTAAAGGTCAATGCAGGAGCACCTACTCCAAACGGGAAGGTATATATACGTATAACCGAGAATGTGGCTATCCCTGCCGGAGTGATAGGTGGCTTTGAAGCTGCGCCAGATACTACGAACACAGTTGAGCTTTCTGGAGTAAGATTTACAACCGGAGAAGTTGACGCTAATGGAGTTGCAGAAATAACTATACTAAACAGGTCAATATAA
- a CDS encoding DUF2213 domain-containing protein → MRRNDGIAYFASKISNNIAETPEGYLVARNVPIGRTGHMEYLGAEIGDTERRQERIKVHRNEDELFSKATLASFEGKIVTNEHPPDLLTPETSQRYSKGVVQNVRRSKDEPDLMLADLIIHERRLIEDIKNGKREVSSGYDCIYVKNDDGTYSQTNIRGNHVAVVEAGRAGHRVSIKDSKSKESEGDNMSKLKMPRKKPSTTTKFLAAIGLKHLAMDAEPEDIAQVVDDMAEEGRAEDEEVESREKANDNGEGVASPEIAAINDKIDKLTSIVEAIVTAKDEETSPEDAIDEVIKEIEDSEESEIVETEDGDLEEGDVSDPEDRPTNPVTDSKAWVATLKAIKPVIAAIPDAGERKKACDSLLKEYKKATKAPKGRNTYSAIAKSQKQSAVDNASNQRSVQDMTAHLENLGDQIAKKYNANLKGGN, encoded by the coding sequence GTGAGAAGAAACGATGGGATAGCTTATTTTGCAAGTAAAATATCAAACAACATAGCGGAGACACCAGAGGGCTACCTAGTAGCTCGGAATGTCCCCATAGGACGTACTGGTCATATGGAATATCTGGGAGCCGAAATAGGGGACACAGAGAGGCGACAGGAAAGAATCAAAGTCCATAGAAATGAGGATGAACTTTTCAGCAAGGCTACATTGGCCTCGTTTGAGGGCAAGATAGTGACAAATGAACATCCGCCCGACCTATTGACTCCCGAAACGTCTCAGAGGTATTCCAAGGGAGTTGTCCAGAATGTAAGGAGAAGTAAAGATGAACCAGACCTTATGCTTGCGGACTTGATTATTCACGAGAGAAGACTCATAGAGGATATCAAAAATGGTAAGCGTGAAGTGTCGTCTGGATACGACTGTATATACGTCAAAAATGATGATGGGACATACAGTCAAACCAATATACGTGGCAATCATGTCGCAGTGGTTGAAGCTGGACGAGCAGGTCACAGAGTGTCAATAAAAGATTCTAAAAGTAAAGAAAGCGAGGGTGATAATATGAGTAAACTAAAAATGCCTAGAAAAAAACCTTCTACAACAACTAAATTCCTAGCGGCTATAGGGCTCAAACATTTAGCGATGGATGCTGAACCTGAAGACATAGCTCAAGTTGTAGATGACATGGCTGAAGAGGGAAGAGCCGAAGATGAAGAAGTAGAATCAAGAGAGAAAGCTAATGACAACGGCGAAGGGGTCGCATCTCCCGAGATAGCAGCTATAAATGATAAGATCGACAAACTAACCTCAATAGTAGAAGCTATAGTAACAGCTAAGGATGAGGAGACGAGTCCAGAAGACGCTATAGACGAAGTTATAAAAGAGATAGAGGATAGTGAAGAGTCTGAAATAGTGGAGACAGAGGATGGCGATCTTGAAGAAGGAGATGTTTCGGATCCAGAAGATAGACCTACGAATCCAGTAACAGACAGCAAAGCTTGGGTAGCTACACTCAAAGCTATAAAGCCTGTTATAGCTGCAATACCAGACGCAGGAGAGAGAAAGAAGGCTTGTGACTCTCTACTTAAGGAGTACAAGAAAGCTACAAAGGCTCCAAAAGGGAGAAACACGTATTCTGCTATAGCAAAATCTCAAAAACAAAGCGCAGTAGACAATGCAAGTAATCAAAGAAGTGTTCAAGATATGACTGCACACTTAGAAAACCTCGGAGACCAAATAGCTAAAAAATACAACGCAAACCTAAAAGGAGGAAACTAA
- a CDS encoding phage minor head protein: MKRSLWEPKRRIERSYARSLKKIFKFVEKAIIGITDPFSMIGVLKSLTQTKEFQDHAETTALKMATHVFTDAGRTWREAAKVNGQGKEIYEALKNEMGTEVGDVFREIVKENSKLIKTIPESMTEYVSRYVAKEAQKGRRHTDIAKDLQEKFPELNKSRATLIARTESSKASTALTKARSERMGIRWYVWKTSEDSRVRSSHRHMNDVLVNWNDPPDPEALKGEKSYGHYAPGDIFNCRCYP, translated from the coding sequence ATGAAGCGTAGCTTGTGGGAACCCAAGAGACGCATAGAGCGCTCCTATGCTAGGTCATTAAAGAAGATATTCAAGTTCGTAGAAAAGGCCATAATAGGGATTACAGACCCCTTCAGCATGATAGGGGTTTTAAAAAGCTTGACTCAAACAAAAGAATTTCAGGACCACGCCGAAACTACAGCTCTGAAAATGGCCACACACGTATTCACAGACGCTGGACGCACTTGGAGAGAAGCTGCAAAGGTGAATGGTCAAGGAAAGGAAATATACGAAGCCCTAAAGAATGAAATGGGAACAGAAGTAGGGGATGTGTTCCGGGAGATAGTCAAAGAAAACTCCAAGCTCATAAAGACCATTCCAGAGAGTATGACTGAATATGTATCTAGGTATGTGGCCAAAGAAGCCCAGAAAGGAAGGCGACATACCGATATAGCTAAGGACCTTCAGGAGAAGTTTCCTGAGCTGAACAAGAGCAGAGCTACATTGATAGCTAGGACAGAGAGCAGTAAAGCCTCGACAGCCCTTACTAAAGCTAGAAGCGAGCGAATGGGTATTAGGTGGTATGTATGGAAGACGTCTGAAGACAGCCGTGTGAGGAGCAGTCACAGGCATATGAATGACGTACTTGTAAACTGGAATGATCCACCTGACCCAGAGGCGCTCAAAGGAGAAAAGTCATATGGGCACTATGCGCCTGGCGATATATTTAATTGTCGCTGCTATCCCTGA